Below is a window of Desulfomicrobium apsheronum DNA.
CGCGCCAACCGTTCCTCCATCTATCGCAACCCCGAGGGCGTGGAATTTCCGATTTTCGATGACGGCCAGGTCATCAAGCAGGGCACGGGCGAGATCCTGGCCTACCTGCTGTCCGGCCGCGTGCTGGAAGCCTGCGTGACGCGCAGCGAGCTGCTGCACGGCTGGATTTCCGGCCTCAATGTTTCGGCCTGTCCCGCAGGGCAGGAGGACAACTTCGTCACCCTGGTGCGCCTGCTGGCCCAGGGCGGCCTGACTGTCGAACTGCATTCCGACGGTCGCCGCGCCGACCTGCTGAAGCGTGTTTTGGACGAAGGCTTCGTCAGCCGCATGGTGCTGGACATCGTCGGCCCGGCCGCCCTGTACCCGACCATCGTCGGCGGCGAGCTGTCCGCCGAGGACCTGAAGCAGAGCATCGCCCTGACCCGGGCCCACGCCGACGGCCTCATCCGCGTCCTGGCCTCGGCCTACGCAGGTGGCGACGGCATGACCCGCGTCAGCCCCGCCGAGGCCGGAGAGGCCGCGAAGATGGTCCTCGACGCCTGCGGCGACCGCATGCTGCCAGTTTTCATCGAGGCGCAGCAAGCCGACGGGCTCGAAGCGCTGGAGAACCAGGCCCTGCTGCCGTACCGCTCCAAGGTACGCGCGTCCCTGGTCAAGGCCGAGATTCGCAAGCCCGAAGCGCACTGATTTTCCCATCCTAAGGAGGAACCGACATGTCCGCACTGAACTTTCCCGACGACCGCCGCTATCACGCCGAGCACCTCTGGGCCAAAGAGGCCGGCGACGGCTCGTTTGTCATCGGCATCACCGACTTTGCCCAGGACCAGCTTGGCGAGGTCATCTTCATCGACCTGCCCGAGGTAGGTTCGCATTTCGATCAGGGCGTGTCCTGCGCCGAGATCGAGTCGGCCAAGGTCGTCTCCCCGGCCATCATCCCCCTCTC
It encodes the following:
- the gcvH gene encoding glycine cleavage system protein GcvH, with amino-acid sequence MSALNFPDDRRYHAEHLWAKEAGDGSFVIGITDFAQDQLGEVIFIDLPEVGSHFDQGVSCAEIESAKVVSPAIIPLSGTVAEVNEALSDTPELVNSDPYGSGWLVRIKADDLSEATITAAEYQKIISA